From the genome of Streptomyces ficellus:
CGGCCGCCGTGAGCGCGAGGCGGGTCATGTGGTCGGTCTGCGGCATCAGGCGGCTGGGGATGTGGTCCTCGGCCACGTAGTCCGACACCTCGCCGGCGATGCGCGAGGGGTACTGGCCGGCGTCGAAGCGGGTGACCGGTCCGAGCCCGGACTCGCCGGCGAGGGTGGCCTTCCAGAACTCCTCGGTGCCCAGCCCGTTGGGTGCGGTGACGCCGAGGCCGGTCACCACCGTTGCCGTGCTCATGCGCTTCTCCTCTCCGGGCGGGCCAGCACCATGGCGCTCTGGAAGCCGCCGAAGCCGCTGCCGACGCTGAGGACCACGTCGGTCTTCTTCTCGCGCGCGGTCAGGGGGATGTAGTCGAGGTCCAGCTCGGGGTCGGGCTCGTGGAGGTTGGCGGTGGGCGGCAGCACACCGTGTTCCATCGCCAGGGCGCAGGCGGCGATCTCCAGGGAGCCGATCGCGCCGAGGGAGTGCCCGATCATCGACTTGATGGAGCTGATCGGGGTCGCGTAGGCGTGGGCGCCCAGGCTGCGCTTGAAGGCGCCCGTCTCGTGACGGTCGTTCATCTTGGTGCCGGAGCCGTGGGCGTTGATGTAGTCGACCGAGTCCGGCGCGAGGGCCGCCTCGCCCAGGGCGACGTCGATGGCCTCGGCCATCTCGCGGCCGTCGGGCTTGAGTCCGGTCATGTGGTACGCGTTGCAGCGGGAGGCGAATCCCGCGATCTCCGCGTAGATGTGGGCGCCGCGCCGCCGGGCGCTCTCCAACTCCTCCAGGACGAGGATGGCCGCGCCCTCGCCGAGGACCAGGCCGCTGCGGGTCCGGTCGAAGGGCCGGCAGGCGCTCTCGGGGGTGTCGTTGCGGGGGGTGGTGGCGTGGATGGCGTCGAAGCAGGCCGAGGTGATCGGCGAGATCGGGGCCTCGGTGGCGCCGGCGATCATGACGTCGGCGGTGCCCTCGCGGATCAGGTCGACGGCGTGGCCGAGCGAGTCCAGTCCCGAGGTGCAGCCGGTGGAGACCACGGCGGCCGGTCCCTCGGCGCCGGCCGCCCGGCCGACCTCCGCCGCCATGGAGCTGGGCACGAAGTGCCGGTACAGCTCCGGGACGGCGTACTCGTGGTCGACGTTCCACGTGCG
Proteins encoded in this window:
- a CDS encoding beta-ketoacyl-[acyl-carrier-protein] synthase family protein, with protein sequence MRRVAITGLGVVAPGGVGVKEYWDLLTAGRTATRRITFYDPSPFRSQVAAECDFDPRAAGLSPQEIRRLDRAAQFAVVSTREALADSGLDTSALDPGRIGTSLGSAVGCTTSLEREYVVVSDGGRTWNVDHEYAVPELYRHFVPSSMAAEVGRAAGAEGPAAVVSTGCTSGLDSLGHAVDLIREGTADVMIAGATEAPISPITSACFDAIHATTPRNDTPESACRPFDRTRSGLVLGEGAAILVLEELESARRRGAHIYAEIAGFASRCNAYHMTGLKPDGREMAEAIDVALGEAALAPDSVDYINAHGSGTKMNDRHETGAFKRSLGAHAYATPISSIKSMIGHSLGAIGSLEIAACALAMEHGVLPPTANLHEPDPELDLDYIPLTAREKKTDVVLSVGSGFGGFQSAMVLARPERRSA